A window of the Bacillota bacterium genome harbors these coding sequences:
- a CDS encoding chromate transporter yields MENNHSLSEEERVTYLKIFMVFLKIGALTFGGGYVMIPLIREELVIRRSWLKPREFYDIMALIQGLPGPLALNTAITAGKKLAGNKGSLLASAGVILPSFLLILLIAAYFMPLIQNTHHATAAFYGIRPAVTALIVTACINIGRDMLRGKAAFVILAALLVMGLWLHLHPLALLLIGGLSGWLHYKKKGEPS; encoded by the coding sequence ATGGAAAACAATCATTCCCTTTCCGAAGAAGAACGGGTTACTTACTTGAAGATATTCATGGTGTTTTTGAAAATCGGGGCATTAACATTCGGCGGCGGATATGTAATGATACCTTTGATCCGGGAAGAGCTGGTCATCAGAAGGTCCTGGCTGAAGCCCCGGGAATTTTACGATATCATGGCCCTGATCCAGGGACTTCCCGGCCCACTGGCCTTGAATACGGCCATAACAGCCGGAAAGAAATTGGCCGGCAACAAAGGCAGCCTTCTGGCCTCGGCGGGAGTGATACTGCCCTCGTTTTTGCTTATCTTGCTCATCGCCGCTTATTTCATGCCCCTGATACAGAACACTCACCATGCAACGGCTGCTTTTTATGGAATCAGACCGGCGGTAACGGCCCTCATTGTCACGGCATGCATCAATATTGGCCGGGACATGCTCCGTGGCAAGGCAGCATTTGTCATTCTGGCAGCCCTTCTGGTCATGGGGTTGTGGCTACACCTGCACCCCCTTGCCCTCCTCCTGATCGGTGGCCTGAGTGGATGGCTCCACTATAAAAAGAAAGGAGAACCATCATAA
- the amrS gene encoding AmmeMemoRadiSam system radical SAM enzyme codes for MKLERARFYTRQGDHVRCRLCPHGCLIKEGKKGICGVRQVMEGELYTLNYGLCASIADDPIEKKPLYHFYPGRKILSIGTWGCNFRCRFCQNWTLAHGDVSGGGADILKPADILDHLNKDFKDSIGVAYTYNEPTIWYEYVHDTAKIIKDHGFRNVLVTNGFISHEALKELSPFIDALNIDLKSFNDDFYRRYCDGSLEAVKKTIEYSVSRFHLEVTTLIIPTLNDTADEMVSLASWLAGLDPDIPLHLSRYFPHYQLPLPPTPLETLEQARNLAREKLNYVYVGNVPESDGYSDTICPRCQNLLIRRRGYRTLLVGMDEERCNNCGLHLPLYGKNSA; via the coding sequence CTGAAACTTGAAAGAGCGCGATTTTATACACGTCAGGGGGATCATGTCCGTTGCCGCCTCTGCCCCCATGGTTGTCTGATCAAGGAGGGTAAAAAGGGGATCTGCGGCGTGCGGCAGGTAATGGAAGGGGAACTTTACACTCTCAACTACGGGCTCTGTGCTTCCATTGCTGATGATCCCATTGAAAAGAAACCGCTCTATCATTTCTATCCCGGGCGGAAAATTCTTTCCATAGGTACATGGGGATGCAATTTCCGCTGTCGTTTCTGTCAGAACTGGACTCTGGCGCATGGGGATGTTTCCGGGGGTGGCGCCGATATTTTGAAACCTGCGGATATCCTCGATCACCTCAACAAAGACTTCAAGGATTCCATAGGGGTGGCCTATACCTACAACGAACCCACGATCTGGTACGAGTATGTTCATGATACTGCCAAAATAATCAAAGATCATGGTTTCAGAAACGTGCTGGTTACAAACGGTTTTATCTCCCACGAAGCTTTGAAGGAATTATCTCCTTTTATCGACGCCTTGAATATCGATTTGAAGAGCTTCAACGATGATTTTTATCGACGTTACTGTGATGGCTCACTGGAGGCGGTGAAGAAGACCATCGAATACTCTGTTTCCCGCTTTCATCTGGAGGTTACGACCCTGATTATCCCCACTCTCAATGATACAGCGGACGAGATGGTATCATTGGCTTCCTGGTTGGCCGGGCTCGATCCCGACATCCCCCTTCATCTTTCCAGATATTTTCCGCATTATCAATTGCCGCTTCCACCGACGCCGCTGGAAACCCTGGAGCAGGCCAGAAATCTGGCACGGGAGAAATTGAACTATGTTTACGTCGGCAATGTCCCGGAAAGCGATGGGTATTCCGACACTATCTGTCCGCGCTGTCAAAACCTTCTTATCAGACGAAGAGGCTATCGTACCTTGCTGGTGGGCATGGATGAAGAAAGATGCAATAACTGCGGACTGCATCTACCTCTTTACGGGAAAAACTCCGCCTGA
- a CDS encoding sodium:alanine symporter family protein produces MFFLVIEYIGIFLKWIGGIPLAVVILATGLYLTIRSRFFQIIYLPAIIYRVFSRRERKVYDGKGDIPPYQALTTALAATVGTGNIAGVATAIAMGGPGAIFWLWLSGFLGAITKYAEIVLAVHYRQEDRDGQGSISGGPMYVLDHGLNNRFLAYLFALAGSLAAFGIGNMVQVNSMADALETTAGVPPIVSGVVLAVITALVIIGGIRRIGSFTAGLVPIMSVLYVGSILAIMAVFYRQIPAAFSLIFRGAFTGTAALGGFAGAGVMHALRYGVSRGVFTNEAGLGSASIAHAAAVTDHPARQGLWGIIEVIIDTHIVCTFTALALLVTGAWTTSHEGASMTVEAFNRGIPGGGALVTIGLIFFAFSTLVSWSYYGEKCFQYLFKGGQFYYRLLWIIFIVIGSVGGLRSVWAAADTLNLFMAIPNLIGVISLGGLIMKLTRDFWKNNK; encoded by the coding sequence ATGTTTTTTCTGGTGATTGAATATATAGGCATTTTCTTGAAATGGATCGGCGGTATACCCCTGGCCGTGGTCATTCTGGCCACGGGCCTGTATCTGACCATCAGAAGCAGATTCTTTCAGATCATTTATCTGCCGGCCATCATTTACAGAGTTTTCTCCAGGCGAGAGCGCAAGGTATACGACGGGAAAGGGGACATCCCCCCCTATCAGGCGCTGACCACGGCTCTTGCGGCCACGGTGGGCACGGGAAACATTGCCGGCGTGGCCACGGCAATCGCGATGGGCGGCCCGGGAGCCATCTTCTGGTTGTGGCTTTCCGGTTTTCTGGGTGCGATAACCAAATATGCCGAGATTGTCCTGGCTGTACATTACCGGCAAGAGGATAGAGACGGCCAGGGGTCTATTTCCGGGGGCCCCATGTATGTGCTCGATCACGGGCTCAACAATCGTTTTCTGGCCTATTTGTTTGCATTGGCCGGTTCCCTCGCTGCCTTTGGCATCGGCAACATGGTCCAGGTCAATTCGATGGCCGATGCTCTGGAGACGACAGCGGGTGTTCCGCCCATTGTTTCCGGGGTTGTCCTGGCCGTCATCACTGCCCTGGTAATCATCGGCGGCATCAGAAGAATCGGATCCTTCACAGCCGGGTTGGTTCCCATCATGTCGGTTTTATATGTTGGCAGCATCCTGGCAATCATGGCTGTATTTTATCGCCAGATTCCCGCTGCTTTTTCCCTGATCTTTCGCGGTGCATTCACTGGTACTGCCGCTCTGGGGGGATTTGCCGGCGCCGGAGTAATGCATGCCCTGCGCTACGGTGTCTCCAGGGGGGTGTTCACCAACGAGGCCGGACTGGGGAGCGCTTCCATTGCTCACGCGGCCGCGGTTACCGACCACCCGGCCAGGCAGGGGTTGTGGGGCATCATCGAAGTGATCATCGATACGCACATTGTCTGCACCTTCACCGCGCTGGCCCTGTTGGTCACCGGGGCCTGGACCACGTCGCATGAAGGGGCTTCGATGACTGTGGAAGCCTTCAACCGCGGTATCCCCGGGGGAGGTGCCCTTGTAACGATAGGATTGATTTTCTTTGCTTTTTCCACCCTTGTCTCCTGGTCCTATTACGGGGAAAAGTGCTTCCAGTACCTGTTCAAGGGGGGCCAGTTCTATTATCGGCTTCTATGGATAATTTTTATCGTAATTGGTTCCGTGGGGGGGCTTCGATCCGTCTGGGCTGCTGCCGACACCCTCAATCTGTTCATGGCGATCCCCAACCTGATCGGGGTAATTTCTCTCGGTGGCTTGATAATGAAGTTGACCCGTGACTTCTGGAAAAACAATAAATGA
- a CDS encoding geranylgeranylglyceryl/heptaprenylglyceryl phosphate synthase: protein MTIDDYVSKKLDKGTVHITLIDPLRQVSEVAARLAYTAQEVGSDLIFVAGSKGVTQRSLVETTAAIKQKVKIPVVYFPSGSEALGFGFDAILFLSMINSRNPYFITGAHTKASFLLKKMDMEVIPVGYIVIEPGMKTGEIGEAELVPRDNRWRAIDYALTAEYMGMRYVFLEAGNGASQPIPANMIRAVKREIRVPLIVGGGVRTAIDARRMRQAGADIVVTGTIIENAGYRERLRSILSALKE from the coding sequence CGATTATGTAAGCAAGAAACTGGATAAGGGGACCGTGCATATTACCTTGATCGATCCCCTGCGGCAGGTTTCGGAAGTGGCTGCCCGGCTGGCTTATACTGCTCAGGAGGTAGGCAGCGATCTGATCTTCGTGGCAGGTAGCAAGGGGGTAACCCAACGAAGCCTGGTGGAAACCACCGCGGCCATAAAGCAAAAAGTGAAGATACCGGTTGTCTATTTTCCTTCCGGATCGGAAGCGTTGGGTTTTGGCTTTGATGCTATCCTTTTTCTTAGCATGATAAATTCCCGCAATCCATATTTTATCACCGGTGCCCACACCAAAGCTTCTTTTTTGCTGAAGAAGATGGATATGGAGGTAATACCTGTAGGTTACATTGTTATCGAACCAGGTATGAAAACCGGAGAGATCGGAGAGGCGGAACTGGTCCCGCGTGACAACCGCTGGAGAGCAATCGATTACGCCCTCACCGCCGAGTACATGGGGATGAGATATGTTTTCCTGGAGGCCGGTAACGGGGCTTCACAACCGATTCCCGCCAATATGATCAGGGCAGTCAAGAGAGAAATAAGGGTTCCCCTCATTGTTGGCGGGGGGGTACGTACGGCCATTGATGCACGGAGAATGCGACAGGCAGGAGCGGATATAGTGGTTACAGGAACAATCATTGAAAATGCGGGTTATCGCGAAAGGCTGCGCTCGATATTGAGTGCATTGAAAGAATAA
- the amrA gene encoding AmmeMemoRadiSam system protein A yields the protein MSTRENEEGSHGVVFGGIVPHPPLLVPEVGKGELVKVVKTSGAMRELGYRLANSGAELLIIITPHGPLFRDAISVSGGDVVTGDFGKFGAGDVKLTFRNDVELRSYLEEGAQKANIPLEVVVSELDHGAAVPLHYFEKQGVDLPGLIITYGLLPYEKTYAFGKVIRRAAARRGLKTAIVASGDLSHRLLRGAPAGYSPRGQEYDDLLIKLLSDNRIDEILNMDQTLVEDAGECALRSIVMSLGFLYGLDIAPEILSYEGPFGVGYMVASLNPERDPDGVRKAITSLARRSIEGFLERGEVIVPDEDLPPELVEFAGGVFVTLKRRGQLRGCIGTIEPTHENIAGETINNAISAGFKDPRFPQLHPRELKEIDISVDVLSMLEPVSDPSELDPRKYGVVVRHGPRSGLLLPDLEGVNTVQDQLNIALQKARISPKQPYEIFRFTVTRYPE from the coding sequence ATGTCAACGCGAGAAAACGAGGAGGGATCCCATGGGGTAGTATTTGGAGGTATCGTGCCACATCCTCCGCTTCTTGTTCCGGAAGTGGGGAAAGGTGAACTGGTCAAGGTGGTGAAGACGTCAGGGGCCATGAGGGAGCTTGGTTATCGCCTGGCCAACTCGGGCGCCGAACTGCTGATCATTATTACCCCGCATGGGCCACTTTTCAGGGATGCGATATCCGTGAGCGGCGGGGATGTTGTAACGGGTGATTTTGGGAAATTCGGTGCCGGGGATGTCAAGCTGACCTTTCGCAATGATGTTGAATTGCGCAGCTATCTGGAAGAAGGGGCGCAGAAGGCCAATATTCCGTTGGAAGTTGTTGTTTCCGAACTGGATCACGGGGCTGCCGTTCCCCTGCACTATTTTGAAAAGCAGGGGGTGGATCTACCCGGTTTGATCATCACTTACGGATTGCTTCCCTATGAAAAAACGTATGCTTTTGGAAAGGTCATACGCAGGGCGGCCGCCCGCCGGGGTTTGAAGACGGCGATTGTTGCCAGTGGCGACCTTTCTCACCGCCTGCTCCGGGGTGCACCGGCCGGGTACAGCCCGCGAGGACAGGAATACGACGATCTTCTGATCAAGCTTCTTTCTGATAACCGGATCGATGAGATATTGAATATGGACCAGACACTGGTGGAGGATGCAGGCGAGTGTGCTTTGCGTTCCATAGTCATGTCCCTTGGGTTTCTTTACGGCCTGGATATTGCTCCGGAAATATTATCATATGAAGGCCCATTCGGAGTGGGATACATGGTGGCTTCGCTCAACCCGGAAAGGGACCCGGATGGTGTCCGCAAAGCAATCACTTCCCTGGCCCGCCGGAGCATCGAGGGTTTCCTGGAGCGGGGAGAAGTGATCGTTCCCGATGAGGACCTCCCTCCTGAGTTGGTGGAATTTGCCGGTGGTGTTTTTGTTACTTTGAAAAGGAGGGGGCAGTTGCGTGGATGTATAGGGACCATCGAACCGACACATGAAAACATTGCCGGGGAGACGATCAACAATGCCATCAGCGCCGGTTTCAAGGATCCGCGTTTCCCGCAGCTTCATCCCCGTGAACTGAAGGAAATCGATATTTCGGTTGATGTGCTTTCCATGCTGGAACCGGTGAGCGATCCGTCGGAACTTGATCCCCGAAAATACGGGGTTGTGGTGCGTCATGGCCCCCGGAGCGGATTGCTCCTGCCGGACCTTGAAGGGGTAAATACCGTTCAGGACCAGCTCAACATCGCTTTGCAGAAAGCAAGGATATCGCCAAAACAACCTTATGAAATCTTTCGCTTCACGGTTACCCGCTATCCGGAGTAA
- a CDS encoding chromate transporter, with product MPWETIPRLLWSFIKIGLFSFGGGYAMLPLVEMEVIEKGWLSAQEFVDIIAIAEMTPGTIAINTATFTGYRIAGLPGAITATIGVILPSLIIGFIFADLLLKFRDNPTSVSIFKGLRPAFIALIIMASLFIARNSLVDMTTVMIFAVLLGVGLLRRTNPFYIIIIGAILGLILYPS from the coding sequence ATGCCCTGGGAAACAATCCCCCGGCTTCTCTGGTCCTTCATCAAAATCGGCCTCTTCAGTTTTGGAGGGGGCTATGCCATGCTGCCCCTCGTGGAAATGGAGGTGATTGAAAAAGGTTGGCTGTCGGCACAGGAATTCGTTGATATAATTGCCATTGCGGAGATGACCCCGGGCACCATAGCCATAAACACGGCCACCTTTACCGGCTATCGTATAGCCGGTTTACCCGGCGCTATCACGGCCACCATCGGGGTGATCCTCCCCTCGTTGATAATCGGTTTTATCTTTGCAGACCTGCTTTTGAAGTTCAGGGACAATCCCACAAGTGTTTCCATATTCAAAGGATTGAGGCCGGCATTCATCGCCCTCATCATCATGGCATCATTGTTCATTGCCAGAAACTCCCTGGTGGATATGACCACTGTTATGATTTTTGCTGTTCTGCTCGGGGTGGGCCTTCTGCGCAGAACGAATCCTTTTTACATCATCATTATCGGGGCAATCCTGGGGTTGATCCTGTACCCATCGTAG